One Desulfatitalea tepidiphila genomic region harbors:
- a CDS encoding TRAP transporter small permease subunit yields MEWIKRFCLWIDAINSWVGRFVAWTTALVVAVVFVDVVMRYLFNTSFVFTQELEWHLFAFIFLIGAGYTLLKDGHVRVDIIYQKLTPKAQAWVNLVGVLFFLIPGCLMIIVTSLNFVQNSFAIMEGSPDPGGIPYRWVIKACIPAGFSLVLLQGISMGFKSLLTICNTPIPNEIEGNKK; encoded by the coding sequence ATGGAGTGGATCAAGCGTTTTTGTCTCTGGATCGATGCGATCAATTCCTGGGTGGGGCGTTTTGTGGCCTGGACCACGGCTCTGGTCGTGGCTGTGGTGTTTGTCGATGTGGTCATGCGCTACCTTTTCAATACGAGTTTTGTTTTTACCCAGGAACTGGAGTGGCATCTTTTCGCTTTTATCTTCCTCATCGGCGCCGGCTACACCCTGCTCAAAGACGGCCATGTGCGGGTGGACATCATTTACCAGAAGTTGACTCCCAAGGCCCAGGCCTGGGTCAATCTGGTTGGAGTTTTGTTTTTTCTCATTCCCGGTTGTCTGATGATCATTGTGACCTCCTTGAATTTTGTCCAAAACAGTTTTGCCATCATGGAGGGATCTCCTGACCCGGGGGGCATCCCCTACCGCTGGGTGATCAAAGCATGCATCCCGGCCGGTTTTTCCCTGGTGCTGCTCCAGGGCATTTCCATGGGGTTCAAGAGCCTTCTCACCATCTGCAATACACCCATTCCCAATGAGATAGAAGGAAACAAGAAGTAA
- a CDS encoding dihydropteroate synthase, whose amino-acid sequence MLLIGESLNVISKKIGRAFKERDAKPIQEEALFQKEKRMDYIDINLGPAKKDGHELMPWVVQVVQEVVPDVPLALDTSNIDAIEAALKVIKQVPSGTPHIINSIMCRPERYERMVPMAAEYNADFIALMWGPEGLPRDENERAALCVELLYFANEAGIPNEKIWVDGIVTPVNIQQPQAISLMEFQKMLPDMCPGAKSTCGLSNISNGPPDHLRPILNQTYMVMLQKCGMFSVISDPRDEQLTAIAKGERQDIVDLIYGIMDGNQPNMASLSKELQDYAKTVNVILGNTLYSDSWLEV is encoded by the coding sequence ATGTTACTCATCGGCGAAAGCTTGAATGTTATTTCCAAAAAGATCGGTCGTGCTTTTAAAGAGCGTGATGCCAAGCCGATCCAGGAAGAGGCGCTGTTTCAGAAAGAAAAAAGAATGGACTACATCGATATCAACCTCGGGCCGGCTAAAAAAGACGGCCACGAGTTGATGCCGTGGGTGGTTCAGGTGGTACAGGAGGTCGTGCCCGACGTTCCCCTGGCTCTGGACACCTCCAATATCGACGCCATCGAGGCGGCCTTGAAGGTGATCAAGCAGGTTCCAAGCGGCACCCCGCACATCATCAACTCCATCATGTGCCGTCCGGAGCGCTATGAGCGCATGGTTCCCATGGCCGCCGAATACAATGCCGATTTCATCGCACTCATGTGGGGTCCGGAAGGATTGCCGCGCGACGAGAACGAACGCGCCGCCCTGTGCGTCGAATTGCTCTACTTTGCCAACGAAGCGGGCATCCCCAACGAAAAGATCTGGGTGGACGGCATCGTGACCCCGGTGAACATCCAACAGCCCCAGGCCATCAGCCTGATGGAGTTCCAGAAGATGCTCCCCGACATGTGCCCCGGTGCCAAGAGCACCTGCGGCCTGTCCAACATCTCCAACGGGCCTCCCGATCACCTGCGCCCCATTTTGAATCAGACCTACATGGTTATGCTTCAAAAATGCGGGATGTTCTCGGTCATTTCAGATCCCCGCGACGAACAGCTGACTGCCATCGCCAAGGGCGAGCGCCAGGACATCGTCGACCTGATTTACGGCATCATGGACGGCAATCAGCCTAACATGGCCAGCCTCTCCAAGGAGCTGCAGGATTACGCCAAGACCGTCAACGTCATCCTGGGCAACACGCTATATTCCGACTCCTGGCTGGAGGTTTGA
- the cooS gene encoding anaerobic carbon-monoxide dehydrogenase catalytic subunit has product MAEEAKAKAPKLADPIAATIDPASQEMIRRAQELNIDTVFDRAEQMKPCAIGVQGICCKNCSMGPCRLPLPKGGIVGEDTRKGLCGATANTIAARNFIRMIAGGASAHSDHGRSVAEVFMTAARKETDAYRIKDTNKLLAVAEALQVDTTVEVDGETKDRDIDEIALEVAKKAMNEWGKPEGELLYLKRAPQALYDKWTKAGVKPRNIDREIVEIMHRTHMGVDQDYKNLIKQGSRAAIADGWGGSMLATDLQDILFGTPYPLQSEANLGVMKEDHVNLIIHGHEPVLSEIIVAVAQRPEIIEYAKSKGAKGIQLSGICCTANEILQRHGVPSAATFLQQELAIITGACDAMVVDIQCIMQNLANVAKCFHTKLITTHPIAKMEQDNVLHIEFDEHHAVEDAEKIVKIAIDNFQNRRTEVMIPRQKATQIAGFGVESIQYHLGGTFRGTYYTLNDNIINGRIRGIAGVVGCNNARTRHNEAHITVVKELIKNDVIVLTTGCNAIACAMAGLLTPESAGVYCGPGLKEVCETVGIPPVLHLGSCVDNSRILLAATEVVKAGGLGKDISDLPAAGSAPEWMSEKAISIGHYFVCSGFYTVFGVTLPTSGAPVFHDYISKELEKQFGGMWDIEPDPIKHAQLMIAHIDRKRKELGIDKARDRVLMDMADRQKLEA; this is encoded by the coding sequence ATGGCAGAAGAAGCGAAAGCCAAAGCACCCAAATTGGCGGACCCCATTGCCGCGACCATCGACCCCGCCAGCCAGGAAATGATCCGGCGGGCGCAAGAATTGAACATCGACACGGTCTTCGACCGTGCCGAACAAATGAAACCCTGTGCCATTGGCGTTCAGGGGATCTGCTGCAAAAACTGCTCGATGGGTCCCTGCCGCCTGCCGTTGCCCAAGGGCGGCATCGTAGGCGAAGACACCCGCAAGGGCCTTTGCGGCGCCACGGCCAACACCATTGCTGCGCGTAACTTCATTCGCATGATCGCCGGCGGCGCGTCCGCTCACTCGGATCACGGCCGCAGCGTGGCCGAGGTGTTCATGACGGCCGCCCGCAAGGAGACCGACGCCTATAGGATCAAAGACACCAATAAACTCCTGGCCGTGGCCGAGGCCCTGCAAGTGGACACCACGGTCGAGGTGGACGGCGAGACCAAGGACCGCGACATCGATGAAATCGCCCTCGAAGTGGCCAAGAAAGCCATGAACGAGTGGGGCAAGCCCGAAGGCGAACTGCTCTACCTGAAACGCGCTCCCCAGGCCCTTTATGACAAATGGACCAAGGCCGGCGTCAAGCCGCGCAACATCGACCGTGAAATCGTCGAGATCATGCACCGCACCCACATGGGCGTGGACCAGGACTACAAGAACCTGATCAAACAGGGCAGCCGGGCGGCCATCGCCGACGGCTGGGGCGGCTCCATGCTGGCCACCGATCTGCAGGACATCCTGTTCGGCACTCCCTATCCCCTGCAGTCCGAGGCCAACCTGGGCGTCATGAAGGAAGACCACGTCAACCTGATCATCCACGGGCATGAACCGGTCCTGTCGGAAATCATCGTGGCCGTGGCCCAACGCCCGGAAATCATCGAGTATGCCAAGTCCAAGGGCGCCAAAGGCATTCAACTCAGCGGCATCTGCTGCACGGCCAACGAAATCCTGCAGCGTCACGGCGTGCCCTCGGCCGCCACCTTCCTGCAGCAGGAACTGGCCATCATCACCGGCGCCTGTGATGCCATGGTGGTGGACATCCAATGTATCATGCAGAACCTGGCCAACGTGGCCAAGTGTTTCCACACCAAGCTGATCACCACCCACCCCATCGCCAAGATGGAGCAGGACAACGTGCTCCACATCGAATTCGACGAGCACCATGCCGTCGAGGACGCCGAAAAAATCGTCAAAATTGCCATCGACAACTTCCAGAACCGCAGAACGGAAGTGATGATTCCGCGCCAGAAAGCCACCCAGATTGCCGGCTTCGGCGTCGAGTCGATCCAGTACCACCTGGGCGGCACCTTCCGCGGCACCTACTACACTTTGAATGACAACATCATCAACGGCCGTATCCGCGGCATCGCCGGCGTGGTCGGCTGCAACAACGCCCGTACCCGTCACAACGAAGCCCACATCACCGTGGTGAAGGAGCTGATCAAAAACGACGTGATCGTTCTGACCACCGGCTGCAACGCCATCGCCTGCGCCATGGCGGGCCTGCTCACCCCGGAAAGCGCCGGCGTCTATTGCGGCCCGGGCCTCAAGGAAGTGTGCGAGACCGTGGGTATTCCGCCGGTCCTGCATTTGGGTTCCTGCGTGGACAACAGCCGCATCCTGCTGGCCGCCACAGAAGTGGTCAAGGCCGGCGGCCTGGGCAAGGACATCAGCGATCTGCCGGCAGCGGGCAGCGCACCCGAATGGATGAGTGAAAAGGCCATCAGCATCGGCCATTACTTCGTCTGCTCGGGCTTCTACACGGTGTTCGGCGTCACCCTGCCGACCTCCGGCGCGCCGGTGTTCCATGATTACATCAGCAAAGAGCTTGAAAAGCAGTTCGGCGGCATGTGGGACATCGAACCCGATCCCATCAAGCATGCCCAATTGATGATCGCCCACATCGACAGAAAACGCAAAGAGCTGGGCATCGACAAGGCCAGGGACCGCGTCCTGATGGATATGGCGGACCGCCAGAAGCTTGAGGCTTAA
- a CDS encoding TRAP transporter large permease, translating into MNYLPAWMFLALTVLLMGGFPVTFTLMGTALTFGLIGFGWSFFDLLPLRIWGVMTNVTLLAVPLFVFMGVMLERSGLAEELLDTMGLLFGRIRGGLAVSVVAVGALLGASTGIVGATVVTMGLLAVPTMLKRGYQKELITGTVSASGTLGQIIPPSIVLVLIGDIVGVPVGDLFMGAVLPGMLLVGLYAVYIIIISFIRPKLAPPIPRAELAALTPRIMAGKVMRALFPPLFLMIAVLGSIFAGVASPTEAAAVGAVGATVLTILNRRFNMTTLREVMHATTQLTCMVFIILVGAASFGLVFRGMGGDELVRHFLGGLADQHGQWFVLAVVMGLIFVIGFFLDFIEITFIHVPVLAPIMLEFGFDPAWFCILIAVNLQTSFMTPPFGFSLFYLKAVTPPEIRTEHIYRGIIPYVFIQLLGLVIVVLYPKLVTWLPKVVFSN; encoded by the coding sequence ATGAACTACCTGCCGGCCTGGATGTTTCTGGCGCTGACGGTTCTGCTGATGGGTGGTTTTCCGGTGACATTCACCCTCATGGGCACGGCCCTGACCTTTGGACTGATCGGTTTCGGCTGGTCTTTTTTCGACCTGCTGCCCCTGCGTATCTGGGGCGTGATGACCAACGTCACCTTGCTGGCCGTGCCGTTGTTCGTCTTCATGGGGGTGATGCTGGAGCGTTCCGGCCTGGCCGAGGAGTTGCTCGACACCATGGGGTTGCTGTTCGGCCGAATCCGCGGCGGTCTGGCCGTGTCGGTGGTGGCCGTCGGAGCATTGTTGGGCGCATCCACAGGCATCGTCGGCGCCACGGTGGTCACCATGGGCCTGCTGGCCGTGCCGACCATGCTCAAACGCGGCTATCAGAAGGAGCTGATCACCGGAACGGTTTCGGCTTCGGGAACCCTCGGACAGATCATACCGCCCAGTATCGTGCTGGTCCTCATCGGCGATATCGTCGGGGTCCCGGTCGGTGACCTCTTCATGGGGGCGGTCTTGCCGGGCATGCTGCTGGTGGGGCTCTACGCCGTGTATATCATCATCATTTCCTTTATTCGTCCCAAGCTGGCGCCTCCCATACCCCGCGCCGAACTGGCCGCTCTAACCCCGCGCATCATGGCCGGCAAGGTGATGCGCGCCCTTTTCCCTCCGCTCTTTTTGATGATCGCCGTGTTGGGGTCGATCTTTGCCGGGGTGGCCTCGCCCACCGAGGCGGCAGCCGTAGGTGCCGTTGGCGCCACAGTGCTCACGATCCTGAATCGCAGGTTCAACATGACCACCCTTCGTGAGGTCATGCACGCGACCACCCAGCTGACCTGCATGGTGTTTATCATTCTGGTCGGCGCCGCCTCTTTCGGGTTGGTATTCCGAGGCATGGGCGGCGATGAGCTGGTGCGTCATTTCCTCGGTGGACTGGCCGATCAGCACGGTCAGTGGTTCGTGCTGGCCGTGGTCATGGGGTTGATCTTCGTCATCGGGTTCTTCCTCGATTTCATCGAGATTACTTTCATCCACGTGCCGGTATTGGCCCCCATCATGCTCGAGTTCGGGTTTGACCCGGCCTGGTTTTGCATCCTGATTGCCGTGAATCTGCAAACCTCCTTCATGACGCCGCCGTTCGGATTTTCCCTGTTCTACCTCAAAGCGGTGACGCCGCCGGAAATCAGAACGGAACATATTTACCGCGGTATCATTCCGTATGTGTTCATACAATTGCTCGGCCTGGTGATCGTGGTGCTCTATCCAAAACTGGTCACCTGGCTGCCGAAAGTGGTCTTTTCCAATTAG
- a CDS encoding acetyl-CoA decarbonylase/synthase complex subunit delta has protein sequence MAFEFYKESYAGSVQAVTLGKGDKAVTVGGETGYPFYHFEGEMPNKPKIAMEIWDTTPTDWAEAALAPYKDVVNDPAAWAKKCVDTYGAELIVLQLKSIDPNGDNASPESASATVGKVLGAINVPLIIWGCANPAKDEATLKKIAEDHQGANLILGPVEDKNHKGIGAAAMAYGHTLISSSPIDVNLAKQVNILLENLGMPLKRVIIDPTTGGLGYGMEYSYSVMERLRMAALAQGDDKLQLPVINNLGNEVWKCKEAKQPVDEAPTLGDPEKRGILMEAVGAVTYLLAGSDVVIMRHPESIRLAKSYIDLLIDGGSAKDVAAITKMLEAKPVDLAAIAPEPDLKIEEEKKAAPAAAKKAAPKAEAPKAAPAAAKPAAPKAEAPKAEAPKPAAAAAPAVDAPKAEADTKAKAEAGAKAKAEAEAAAKAKAEADAKAKAEAAAKAKADAEAKAKAEAEAKAKAEVAKREAEEDALRQKRAAEREAQMKKRMAEETEEAVSKTAAAIQADALEKMTALLDRIHRRGA, from the coding sequence TTGGCTTTCGAATTCTACAAAGAAAGTTATGCCGGCAGCGTCCAAGCGGTCACCCTGGGCAAAGGGGACAAGGCCGTGACTGTTGGCGGAGAAACTGGCTATCCGTTCTATCATTTCGAAGGCGAGATGCCCAACAAGCCTAAGATTGCAATGGAAATTTGGGACACAACGCCGACGGACTGGGCCGAAGCCGCCCTGGCGCCGTACAAGGACGTGGTCAACGACCCGGCCGCCTGGGCCAAAAAATGTGTCGACACCTACGGCGCCGAACTGATCGTGCTGCAATTGAAAAGCATCGATCCCAACGGCGACAACGCGTCCCCGGAGTCGGCCTCTGCGACGGTCGGAAAGGTGCTGGGCGCCATCAATGTACCGCTGATCATCTGGGGATGCGCCAACCCGGCCAAGGACGAAGCGACCTTGAAAAAAATCGCCGAGGATCACCAGGGCGCGAATCTCATCCTGGGACCGGTGGAAGACAAGAATCACAAAGGCATCGGGGCCGCGGCCATGGCGTACGGCCATACGCTGATCTCTTCCAGCCCCATCGATGTCAACCTGGCCAAGCAGGTCAACATTCTGCTGGAAAACCTGGGCATGCCCTTGAAGAGGGTCATTATCGATCCGACCACCGGCGGCCTGGGTTACGGCATGGAATACAGCTATTCGGTCATGGAGCGTCTGCGCATGGCCGCATTGGCCCAGGGCGACGACAAGCTGCAGTTGCCGGTCATCAACAACCTGGGAAACGAAGTATGGAAATGCAAGGAAGCCAAGCAGCCGGTCGATGAGGCCCCCACACTGGGCGACCCCGAAAAGCGCGGCATTCTGATGGAAGCGGTCGGTGCTGTCACCTATCTGCTCGCGGGCAGCGACGTGGTGATCATGCGCCATCCGGAATCGATCCGCCTGGCCAAAAGCTACATCGATCTGTTGATCGACGGCGGCAGCGCCAAGGATGTGGCCGCCATCACCAAGATGCTTGAGGCCAAACCGGTCGACCTGGCCGCCATCGCTCCCGAGCCTGACCTGAAAATCGAAGAAGAAAAGAAGGCCGCTCCGGCCGCTGCCAAGAAGGCGGCACCCAAGGCTGAAGCGCCCAAGGCAGCACCGGCTGCAGCCAAACCGGCCGCTCCGAAGGCAGAGGCACCCAAAGCCGAGGCGCCCAAACCGGCCGCCGCTGCCGCTCCGGCGGTAGATGCCCCCAAGGCCGAAGCCGACACCAAGGCCAAGGCCGAGGCGGGTGCCAAAGCCAAGGCCGAAGCCGAAGCAGCGGCAAAAGCCAAGGCCGAGGCGGATGCCAAGGCCAAAGCCGAAGCAGCGGCAAAGGCCAAGGCCGACGCCGAAGCCAAAGCCAAGGCCGAAGCCGAAGCCAAAGCCAAAGCCGAAGTGGCCAAGCGTGAGGCCGAGGAAGACGCCCTGCGTCAGAAGCGGGCCGCCGAACGCGAAGCCCAGATGAAAAAACGCATGGCCGAAGAGACAGAGGAAGCCGTTTCCAAGACAGCCGCGGCCATTCAAGCCGACGCGCTGGAAAAAATGACGGCGCTGCTGGACCGCATCCATCGCCGCGGCGCCTAA
- the acsC gene encoding acetyl-CoA decarbonylase/synthase complex subunit gamma, producing the protein MALTGIQIFKLLPKTNCKECGVPTCLAFAMNLASGKAELDACPYVSDEARAQLAEASAPPIRPVVIGKGVRKATTGGETVQYRHEKTFYNPTLLATLVNSDISSADLATKLKGWNALQFERVGLNLRPELVALKDVNGDAKAFAAAAKQIAETSEFNVILMTENVDVMKAGVEAAGFKRPLLYAATADNADAMGQLAKESGLPLAVKADSVEALLPLNEKLMGMGLKDLVIDPGSREPKQANLDQIAIRRAALKNSNRTIGFPTITFPCEMASNLEVETLIAAMFIAKYGGIVVLSDFAGESIFPLLLERLNIYTDPQRPMTVTEGIYEIGNPDENSPVLVTTNFALTYFIVSGEIEGSRVPAWLLIKDSEGLSVLTAWAAGKFAGDDVGMFVKKSGIMEKVKHTELIIPGYAAAIVGDIEEELPGWTVTVGPREAAHIPGFLRERNA; encoded by the coding sequence ATGGCATTAACCGGTATTCAGATTTTCAAGCTCCTGCCGAAAACCAACTGCAAGGAGTGCGGGGTACCCACCTGCCTGGCCTTTGCCATGAACCTGGCATCGGGCAAGGCAGAGTTGGACGCATGCCCTTACGTCTCGGATGAAGCCCGCGCACAGCTGGCCGAGGCCTCCGCACCCCCCATTCGCCCGGTCGTCATCGGCAAAGGCGTACGTAAAGCGACCACCGGCGGTGAAACCGTCCAGTATCGCCATGAGAAAACCTTTTACAACCCCACCCTCCTGGCCACATTGGTCAATTCGGACATCTCCTCCGCCGACCTGGCCACCAAGCTCAAGGGGTGGAATGCCCTGCAGTTTGAACGCGTCGGACTGAACCTGCGTCCCGAACTGGTGGCCTTGAAAGATGTCAATGGCGATGCGAAAGCATTTGCCGCAGCCGCTAAACAGATCGCCGAAACGTCCGAATTCAACGTCATCCTGATGACCGAAAACGTCGATGTGATGAAAGCCGGTGTCGAAGCTGCCGGTTTCAAACGGCCCCTGTTGTACGCCGCCACGGCCGACAACGCCGATGCCATGGGCCAGTTGGCCAAGGAAAGCGGTCTTCCCCTGGCCGTCAAGGCCGACTCGGTGGAAGCGTTGCTTCCGCTGAACGAAAAACTCATGGGCATGGGACTCAAGGACCTGGTCATCGACCCGGGCAGCCGGGAACCCAAACAGGCCAACCTGGATCAAATCGCCATCCGCCGCGCCGCGCTGAAGAACAGCAATCGCACGATCGGCTTCCCCACCATCACCTTCCCCTGCGAGATGGCATCCAATCTCGAGGTGGAGACCCTGATCGCCGCCATGTTCATCGCCAAATACGGCGGCATCGTGGTGTTGTCTGACTTTGCCGGCGAAAGCATTTTCCCGCTGCTGCTCGAGCGGCTCAACATCTACACCGACCCGCAACGGCCCATGACGGTGACCGAAGGCATCTACGAGATCGGCAACCCCGATGAGAACTCGCCGGTGCTGGTGACCACCAACTTCGCGCTCACCTACTTTATCGTCTCCGGTGAGATCGAGGGCAGCCGCGTACCGGCCTGGCTGTTGATCAAGGATTCCGAAGGTCTCTCCGTTCTGACCGCCTGGGCGGCCGGCAAATTCGCCGGTGACGACGTGGGCATGTTCGTGAAGAAGTCCGGCATCATGGAAAAGGTCAAACACACCGAGTTGATCATCCCCGGTTACGCTGCGGCCATCGTCGGCGATATCGAAGAAGAGCTGCCCGGATGGACCGTTACCGTCGGTCCGCGTGAAGCGGCCCATATTCCTGGTTTCCTCAGAGAACGCAACGCCTAA
- the acsB gene encoding acetyl-CoA decarbonylase/synthase complex subunit alpha/beta gives MSKLVAFAAIQGGYNIVSKVEGKYKRALQTYSADTKVGFPNTAYFLPVIYSLLGIKVETLEDMQKPLAFARKLLPPHVKGQNHLPYLGPLLDAGMAALFAFELEEALRYLEDPDFYLPTEEVDEEAGKIWLGAADDTILRKRGVEFVDGSAPGFAAIVGSAPTPDIAKMIVEEYQRRNLYIFCAANQNGTTVIDQLREAKVQVGWNTRIVPFGPDISSAIFALGFANRAAMSFGGVQPGDYKKILKYNKDRIFAFVNALGDVNAEWAAAAAGCVNWGFPTIADTDIPEILPTGICTYEHVVANVKHDEMVQKSVEVRGLKTTVSKIDIPCAFGPAFEGERVRGADLHCQAGGGKTQCTEYLKMAQMNEIEDGKVVVVGPDIPEMKEGSAFPLAILMQVAGREFQEDFEPILERQTHHLVNYIQGIMHMGQRDIAWVRISKAAVEKGFTLKDIGVVLHAKFHQDFGKILDKVQVTLYTKKEDVDKITAEARAAYKHRDERVEKMTDEDVEIFYSCTLCQSFAPTHVCAVSPERTGLCGAYNWMDCKASFEINPTGPNQPIEKGEVLDPKLGRFKGVDEFVKKASRGAIEGYNFYSMVIDPMTTCGCCECIAAMLPACNGVMTVNREFAGETPCGMKFTTLAGVMGGGAQSPGFVGHSKYNIIQKKFILGDGGLLRMVWMPKMLKDELKDRINKRGEEMGVKNLYDMIADETVGTSEEEIMPFLKEKGHPALSMEPLVG, from the coding sequence ATGTCTAAACTCGTAGCATTTGCCGCCATTCAAGGCGGATACAATATCGTATCCAAAGTCGAGGGAAAATATAAAAGAGCCTTGCAGACTTACAGTGCCGACACCAAGGTGGGCTTCCCCAATACCGCCTACTTTCTGCCGGTGATCTACTCCCTGTTGGGTATCAAGGTCGAAACCTTGGAAGACATGCAGAAACCGTTGGCATTCGCCCGCAAACTGCTGCCGCCGCATGTGAAGGGTCAGAACCACCTCCCCTACCTGGGACCCCTTCTGGACGCCGGCATGGCCGCGCTGTTCGCCTTTGAGCTCGAAGAAGCCCTGCGTTACCTGGAAGATCCCGACTTCTACCTGCCCACCGAAGAGGTGGACGAAGAGGCCGGCAAGATCTGGCTGGGTGCCGCCGACGACACCATCCTGCGCAAACGCGGCGTGGAGTTCGTGGACGGTTCGGCTCCCGGATTCGCCGCCATCGTCGGATCCGCACCGACGCCCGATATCGCCAAAATGATCGTGGAAGAGTACCAGCGCCGCAACCTGTATATTTTCTGCGCGGCCAACCAGAACGGCACCACGGTGATCGACCAGTTGCGCGAAGCGAAAGTGCAGGTCGGCTGGAACACCCGTATCGTCCCGTTCGGTCCGGACATCAGTTCGGCCATCTTTGCCCTGGGCTTCGCCAACCGTGCCGCCATGTCCTTCGGCGGTGTGCAGCCGGGCGACTACAAGAAGATCCTCAAATACAACAAAGACCGTATTTTCGCCTTCGTCAACGCCCTGGGCGATGTCAACGCCGAATGGGCCGCAGCGGCGGCCGGATGTGTGAACTGGGGCTTCCCCACCATCGCCGATACCGACATTCCGGAAATTCTGCCCACCGGTATCTGCACCTACGAACACGTGGTGGCCAATGTCAAACACGACGAGATGGTTCAAAAGTCGGTTGAGGTGCGCGGCCTGAAGACCACGGTCAGCAAGATCGACATCCCCTGCGCCTTCGGCCCGGCCTTTGAGGGCGAACGCGTGCGCGGTGCCGACCTGCACTGCCAAGCCGGCGGCGGCAAGACCCAATGCACCGAATATCTGAAGATGGCCCAGATGAACGAAATCGAAGACGGCAAAGTGGTCGTGGTCGGTCCGGACATCCCGGAAATGAAAGAGGGCAGCGCCTTCCCGCTGGCCATCCTGATGCAGGTGGCCGGCCGCGAGTTCCAGGAGGATTTCGAGCCGATCCTCGAGCGTCAGACCCACCACCTGGTCAACTATATCCAGGGCATCATGCACATGGGCCAGCGCGACATCGCCTGGGTGCGCATCAGCAAAGCCGCTGTTGAAAAGGGTTTCACGCTGAAAGACATCGGCGTGGTGCTGCATGCCAAGTTCCACCAGGATTTCGGCAAGATTCTGGACAAGGTCCAGGTCACCCTCTACACCAAGAAGGAAGACGTGGACAAGATCACCGCCGAAGCCCGCGCCGCTTACAAGCACAGAGACGAACGCGTCGAAAAAATGACCGACGAGGATGTGGAGATCTTTTACTCCTGCACCCTGTGCCAGTCGTTTGCCCCGACCCACGTTTGCGCCGTGAGCCCGGAGCGTACCGGTCTGTGCGGTGCCTATAACTGGATGGACTGCAAGGCCTCCTTCGAAATCAACCCCACCGGCCCCAACCAACCCATCGAGAAGGGCGAAGTGCTCGATCCCAAGCTGGGCCGCTTCAAAGGGGTGGACGAGTTCGTTAAAAAGGCCTCCCGCGGCGCCATCGAAGGTTACAACTTCTACTCCATGGTGATCGACCCCATGACCACCTGCGGCTGCTGCGAATGCATCGCCGCCATGCTGCCCGCCTGCAACGGGGTGATGACCGTCAACCGTGAATTCGCGGGAGAGACGCCGTGCGGCATGAAGTTCACCACCCTGGCCGGTGTCATGGGCGGCGGCGCCCAGTCGCCGGGCTTCGTGGGTCATTCCAAATACAACATCATCCAGAAGAAATTCATCCTCGGTGACGGCGGCCTGCTGCGCATGGTGTGGATGCCCAAGATGCTCAAGGATGAGCTCAAGGACCGCATCAACAAACGTGGCGAGGAGATGGGCGTAAAGAACCTGTACGACATGATCGCCGACGAAACCGTGGGCACCAGCGAAGAGGAGATCATGCCCTTCCTGAAGGAAAAGGGGCATCCCGCTCTTTCCATGGAACCTCTGGTCGGCTAA
- a CDS encoding DUF3617 domain-containing protein — protein sequence MVAKTGGIGFVLMLLSCFLVLPVWGLDFQPGEYEVTSKVEMPGMPMPMPPQTTIQCLTKSDPLPDPNAENQNCEVLDTKTKGNTVTWRMVCDQDGTRTESTGSMTYKGDRFEGTVKTKMGPEMGNTTVTVHITGKRIGNCK from the coding sequence ATGGTGGCCAAGACAGGTGGAATTGGTTTTGTTTTGATGCTGTTGAGTTGCTTTTTGGTCTTGCCGGTCTGGGGACTGGATTTTCAGCCGGGTGAATATGAAGTGACCAGCAAGGTCGAAATGCCGGGCATGCCCATGCCGATGCCCCCGCAGACGACCATTCAGTGCCTGACGAAGAGTGATCCGCTTCCCGATCCCAATGCCGAGAATCAGAACTGCGAGGTGTTGGACACGAAAACCAAAGGCAACACGGTCACTTGGCGCATGGTCTGCGATCAAGACGGGACCCGAACCGAAAGCACCGGCAGCATGACCTACAAAGGGGATCGTTTCGAGGGCACCGTTAAGACCAAGATGGGGCCGGAGATGGGAAATACCACCGTGACGGTGCATATAACAGGCAAGCGCATCGGCAACTGCAAATAG